The stretch of DNA CCGATCGCGGCCACCGGGCCCGGAGAGGGCCGATCGGCCCCGGGATGCGCGCCCCCACGTCGCAGCGGCGACGTGGCGGTGCGCAGGGCGCTCCCCCTCCCCCTCACCCTCCGTGTTCACCCAGGTCAGGGGGTTGGGCGGCCTCCAGTCGGCCGGCCCGCGGCACCAGGGCGACGCGGACACGCCACCCCCGCCCCTTCCTCCGTCGTCGCCGCCTGCCTGAACCCCCACCCCGCGAGGCGCCGCGCCCGGGTGGGGCGCCCGGCCCCGCCCCTTCCTCTGCCGTTGCTGCCGGTTTGAACCCCGACCCCGCGAGACGCCGCACTCGACCGACCAGCCGGTTCCCCTCCCGCCCTCGCCGCCTGCTTGAACCCCGGCCCCGCGAGACGCCGCACCCGGCCAAGACGCCCGGCCCGCTGTGGCCGGGCTCCGGAACGGGAGCCGACCCCTCGCTGAAAAGCCGGCCTCCGGACGCCGCTCTCTGCGGTGCGGCCCTGCCTGCGCGGCCGGCCGGGGCGTACTGCGTCGGGAGTCAGCGCGAAAGCAGGCGGTGGGGAGCCCTTTCGCAGGTCACAGCCCTCTCCTGCCAGCGGTCTCGCGGCCCGCCGGCTCCGCCGAGTAGGCCGTGGTGAAGTCCGCCCAGGTGACCATGGGGCCGTCGTACTCGACGCGGTCCTCCTCGCCGACCACGTCGAAGATGCTGGTGAAGCCGCGCTCCAGGTAGCCGGGGCCGCCCTCGGCGGGGATCCGGCCCCATTCCCGGGTGAGGGCGGCGGCGAGGAACAGGCCGCGGCCGTCGGGGCGGGTGAGGTCGGGGGTGAGCACCCGGGCCGCGGTGCGCGGGCGGTCCGAGCACGGGCCCTGGTCGGTCACTTCCAGGTGGACCGGGCCGCCGACCAGGCCGACCAGGCTGGTGAAGACCTCGCCGCCGGGCTCTCCCGAGGCGGTGTGCCGGATCGCGTTGCCGAAGAACTCGCTGACCACCAGCTCCACGGCGTCCGCGATGTCGGGGAAGGGGCGCATCTCGTGCCGCGCCCACAGCCGGGCCTCCCGACACTGGTCCGGCTCGCCGGGAAAGGTCCGGTAGGCATCGATCGTATAGATGCCGCGGAGACCGCTCTCCGCATCCTCTGTCTCGTTCATCAGGCCACCGCCGGTCACGGCCCGCCGCCTCGATGAAGGACGGGCGAGGAGCGGGCAGGGAGGTACATGTCGGCCGGGACCGCCTCGCGCCGAAGGGGTCCGACAGGCCCATGGAGCGGGACGATATCGAACTCCCCCCTCATGGACCACCACCGCCCCCACGACGACGGGAGTCCCTGCCCCACCGGCCTTCCCAAGATCAGCCCGCTATCACCTACCGATCCCCCGCCCCTCGATGATCTTGGTGTCGGGGCCCGGCCGGCGCGCGCCGGCCGGGCCCCGACACCAAGATCATCGACCTGGGGATTCCCCCTCCGCACCGCCCTCATCGGAGCGCCGGCCCGGAGGACTAGGAGTCCGCCGCCGATTCCTCGACCGGGCCGCGGTCCAGAAGCGAGGTGACCTTCACCCGGGTGCTGTCGATCCACACGTCGGAGTACTCCACCGCGCGGCCGTCCCGGGTGTAGGTGACCTGCTCCAGGTAGAGCACGGGCGCGCCGGCGGGCAGAGCGAGGGCATCGGCGACCTCGTCGCGGGCGGGTTCGGCGCTGAAGGTGCGCCGCCCCTGAGAGAGGTCCAGGCCGTAGCGGCGCTCCAGGGTGCCGTAGAGCGACTCGCGGGTGAAGTCGACGTCCTCGATGCCCGGGCACAGGTCCGCGCGGACGCAGTTGACCAGGTAGGCCAGCGGCCCCTCGGCGCCGCGGAACACCCGGACCAGGCGCAGCCCCGGGGTGTTGGCCGGTACGTTCAGCAGCGCCTGCACGGCCAGCGGGAGCCGTTCCAGCCGCACGCTGAGCACCTCGGTGCCGACCTCCACCCCCTGGGCGCGGAAGTCCTCGGAGAGCGAGCGGAGCCGCTGCGCGATCCCCGGTTCGGCCTTGCCCGAGGTGACGAAGGTGCCCCGGCCGCGGCTCTGGACCAGCAGGCCCTCCTCGATGAGCCCGGCGAGCGCCTTGCGCACGGTGCCCCGGTTGACGCCCAGCGCGCGGGCCAGGTCCGGTTCGGCGGGGAGCTTGTAGTGCGCGGGCCAGGCGCCGGTGGCGATGCGCTCCCGGACCGCCCGCGCGATCTGCACGTTGATCGGTTCGGGCGCGGTGCGGCAGATGGCGCGGGCGAGCGCCGCCAGGCCGCTCGCGTCGCCGTCGGCGGCGGCCCTGTCGGCGCTACCGACCCTGCCGGTCTCCGTTCCGTCGACCACGTCGCCCCTCCATGTCCAGGCACCCGCTCCCACCAGGTGCGACAGAACCTTATCCCGGCTGCCGGCCGCGGTCCGCGTCTCGCACCGGCCTCCGGACCGGCCTCCGAACGCGGTCGCGGGCCGGGCCGCCGCGCGGGTCAGTAGTCGGTCCGGGCCTGACCGCCGTCCCGGCCGGACGTCACGATGGCCACGCCGGAGCTGGTGCCCAGCAGGGAGGCGCCGGCGTCCAGCAGGGCGCGGGCCTGCTCCAGGGTCTTGATGCCGCCGGAGGCCTTGACCCGCACCCCGTCGCGCACCCGCGCGGCCAGGTAGGCGATGCTCTCCGGATTGGCCACCTCCACCGAGCCGCTGCTGGCGTTCTTCAGGTAGGCGGCGCCGGCGTCCATCGCCAGCTCCACCGCGCGCTCCCGCTCGTCCTCGGTGAGCAGCGGGAGTTCGAGCATCACCTTGACCGGGACGCCGGCGGCGACCACCCCGGCGATGTCCTCGCGGAACTCCTTCTCCATGCCGCTGCGCAACCAGCCGACCTGCACGCCCATGTCGATCTGCTCGGCGCCGGCCTCGGCGATGGCGCGGGCCTCGGCGGCCTTGCCGCGGGAGGTCATCACGCCCACGGTGGGGAAGTCCAGTGCGGAGGCGACGGTGACGCCGGTGCCGCGGAGCACGTCGGCGGCGAGTCCGGCCCAGGAGGCCGGGATCATCGCGGCGTTGAAGCCGTAGCGGACCGCCTCCTCGCAGTGCGCGACGAGGTCGTCCCGGGTCATCCCGGCGGAGATGGCGGTGTGCTGGATGTAGGGCGCCAGGGAGGCGGGGTCGGAGTGGTCTGTGCCGGCCACGGCGGTGTCCTCTTCTCGGTTCATCATTGCGGTGCGGCCTCGGCGAGGAGGGCCTGCAGGTCGGCGGGGCGGCCCAGGCCGGGCAGCACCTCGTGCCGGGTGACGGCGAACGCGCCGGCCGCCGCGGCGTAGCGGACGGACCGCTCCAGGTCCCACCCGGCGCAGACGCCCACCGCGAAGGCGGCGTTGAACGCGTCGCCGGCGCCGGTGGTATCGGCGACCAGGGGCGGGCGGACCGCTTCGACGTGCAGCCGGCGTGTTCCGTCGTCGGCGTAGGCGCCGTCGGAACCGCAGGTCAGCACGGTGGTGGCGGCCGGGAAGCGGCGGCGGAGCGCGTCCAGCAGCTCGTCGGGGCCGGCATCCGGCCCGAGGCCGGCGAGCAGCCGGGCCTCGCCCAGGTTGGGGGTGAGGTAGTCGACCAGCCCGGTGTCGGCCTCCGGCACGTCCCGGGCGGGCGCCGGGTTGAGCAGGGTCGGTGTGCCGTGCTCGCGGGCGGTGGCCA from Nocardiopsis composta encodes:
- a CDS encoding GntR family transcriptional regulator, whose product is MVDGTETGRVGSADRAAADGDASGLAALARAICRTAPEPINVQIARAVRERIATGAWPAHYKLPAEPDLARALGVNRGTVRKALAGLIEEGLLVQSRGRGTFVTSGKAEPGIAQRLRSLSEDFRAQGVEVGTEVLSVRLERLPLAVQALLNVPANTPGLRLVRVFRGAEGPLAYLVNCVRADLCPGIEDVDFTRESLYGTLERRYGLDLSQGRRTFSAEPARDEVADALALPAGAPVLYLEQVTYTRDGRAVEYSDVWIDSTRVKVTSLLDRGPVEESAADS
- the deoC gene encoding deoxyribose-phosphate aldolase, with protein sequence MAGTDHSDPASLAPYIQHTAISAGMTRDDLVAHCEEAVRYGFNAAMIPASWAGLAADVLRGTGVTVASALDFPTVGVMTSRGKAAEARAIAEAGAEQIDMGVQVGWLRSGMEKEFREDIAGVVAAGVPVKVMLELPLLTEDERERAVELAMDAGAAYLKNASSGSVEVANPESIAYLAARVRDGVRVKASGGIKTLEQARALLDAGASLLGTSSGVAIVTSGRDGGQARTDY
- a CDS encoding ATP-binding protein; the protein is MNETEDAESGLRGIYTIDAYRTFPGEPDQCREARLWARHEMRPFPDIADAVELVVSEFFGNAIRHTASGEPGGEVFTSLVGLVGGPVHLEVTDQGPCSDRPRTAARVLTPDLTRPDGRGLFLAAALTREWGRIPAEGGPGYLERGFTSIFDVVGEEDRVEYDGPMVTWADFTTAYSAEPAGRETAGRRGL
- a CDS encoding ribokinase, which codes for MRIAVVGSYGAGLTMRTPRVPGPGETLGGGVFAAGPGGKGSNQAIGAARLGARTALLTAVGPDPYGEQARELWRTEGVDADAVLTGRAATMVGVIMVEDGGENRIVIAEGALAELSPDHVRAFAGPIAAADLVMACNEIPAETVSAALATAREHGTPTLLNPAPARDVPEADTGLVDYLTPNLGEARLLAGLGPDAGPDELLDALRRRFPAATTVLTCGSDGAYADDGTRRLHVEAVRPPLVADTTGAGDAFNAAFAVGVCAGWDLERSVRYAAAAGAFAVTRHEVLPGLGRPADLQALLAEAAPQ